A single genomic interval of Clostridium facile harbors:
- the rbr gene encoding rubrerythrin produces MPELKGSKTEANLWTAFAGESQARNKYTYYASKAKKDGYVQIATLFEETANNEKEHAKIWFKLLHDGAIPDTETNLADAAAGENYEWTDMYAKFAEEAEQEGFSKIAYLFREVAKIEKEHEERYRKLLSNIEEGIVFSRDGDMVWQCSNCGHIHIGKQAPEVCPVCAHPKAYFQLVSKNY; encoded by the coding sequence ATGCCAGAATTAAAAGGTAGTAAAACAGAAGCAAACTTATGGACAGCATTTGCTGGAGAATCTCAAGCAAGAAACAAATATACTTATTACGCATCCAAAGCAAAAAAAGACGGTTATGTACAAATTGCCACATTATTTGAAGAAACCGCTAACAACGAAAAAGAACATGCTAAAATCTGGTTTAAATTGCTACACGATGGAGCTATTCCAGACACTGAAACCAATCTGGCAGATGCAGCGGCAGGGGAAAACTATGAGTGGACCGATATGTACGCAAAATTTGCGGAAGAAGCGGAACAAGAAGGTTTTTCTAAAATTGCGTATTTATTCCGCGAAGTAGCAAAAATTGAGAAAGAACACGAAGAACGTTACCGTAAACTCCTTTCTAATATCGAAGAAGGTATTGTATTCTCCCGCGATGGAGATATGGTATGGCAATGCTCCAATTGTGGTCATATCCATATTGGCAAACAAGCTCCAGAGGTTTGTCCAGTTTGTGCCCATCCAAAAGCATACTTCCAATTAGTATCCAAAAATTATTAA
- a CDS encoding family 78 glycoside hydrolase catalytic domain, whose product MKRRVTKVLISLTLAAGIAIQGAIPVFAIDGDHAAAISAVHLKTEYQTNPMGIDMDAPTLSWEVDSQARAQVQSAYQIKVADESGDIVWDSGKVESNETTGIEYEGEELSPMQKYTWNVRVWDKDNAVSDWSEQASWETGLTEEQWKDADWIGKASSISSPESLNLEESNWIWVLNGTDYKYVPGETRYFRKTIAPNTEKSVQKVLLAFSGDDYGTVYVNGTQAAAIEGANAWRKGDAVDITNLFTAGQNQISAEITNASKGYAGFIAKVIIRYNDGTNDIFVTDESWKSSLTPEEGWMLPTYDDSSWEIPDQVLTYGVDPWKKQVNLPQIEDDNSKVFDAAPMLRKEFSVQDKKVKSARAYITGLGYYELTLNGERVGDNMIDPLVTRYNQRYFYTTYDVTDQLLASENTIGVTLGRGYYGTIGNGMNWQTNGWSKAPWADQPKLRMKLCIEFESGETMQVVSDESWKTHDSATIFDEPYYGEVYDARLEIPDWDKPGFDDSQWEQAVLMEAPTGTVEPQAADANKVVDEVHPVSITNPKEGVYVFDMGRVVTGWAELNVQGNAGDMVTIQYGETLTEEGTLNRKDLVNDWDVDGFVKQASSDYYILKGGEEETWQPRFTYKGYQYIQVSGYPGVPTLDSITGKVINADLEETGEFSSSNEMFNKIHEIGKATLLNNLHSYPSDTPVYENLGYLGDGHLTQEMGMYNFDMVRYYEKWANDIRDQSKENGYMEQTAPMWNETKDNAPEWSAAICLVPWQNYQISGNKRTLADNYQAMKTVFGYQRSLMKDNIADSMWGDHANVSGNRITPITATAYVYYMADIIAKSAEVLGYTDDIDYYTQEAETIKEAFHNKFYDEEQGFYCLNKGGTFYQTAQALPLALGMVPEEVIPRVVYEFSSRSSKMESGIFGIKYVFAELTEAGYGDIAYNMVNTEEYPGFGYWLSKGATSMWEGWTEGTRSRDHHMFATIDDWFYETIAGINYEGAGFSTSVIKPYAVGDLTNAQASLHTVRGKLSSAWSRAEDGTFSLNVEIPANTTATVYVPTADQNTVFESGIAADKAEGVSFLRMDNGFAVYSVGSGRYSFTSKYAAPEPIGKPGEEDKHTYVVDEFGDYNSMFTDSTGLRFDTANTDKYFFGDGTRICRTSLSEKEIVYYLSDDIKSINLVTFTGKNSDWKNDFAFSVSSDNSTYVPLEIQDATREGNTSWVRITYQFDQIPEGMRFFKIQFKPMTGNAWEPQLAKLTVDCGVENPQFLTVDKRVLQKAFDEASLIDLSIYTEETANQLKAALGQADKVLQNTSATQQMIDDAVEALQQAVDGLIEKPQNVDKSILNAVITYAENAKASGEYDNAIESVQKSFDAALENAKTVAANAGATQAEVDVVWRTLLNEIHKLGFVAGDKTSLTSLIKVANGINAKLDLYAEAGKPEFTAALEAAVAVYEDGDAMQAEINIVADNLLNAMLNLRLKADKTILQQVIAEANGKDANAYTAKSYGALQAAVAKANEVMADENATQDEVDVAVTNVQTAMDNLVAVDGTSAETPIEDVVQTGQESTTAKANAAKTGDVAPIAGLAVITLAGTALLISRKRK is encoded by the coding sequence TTGAAAAGAAGAGTTACAAAAGTGCTGATTTCCCTGACGCTAGCGGCTGGTATCGCAATTCAAGGTGCTATACCAGTGTTTGCGATCGATGGGGATCATGCTGCGGCGATCAGTGCCGTTCATTTAAAAACAGAGTATCAAACCAATCCAATGGGAATTGATATGGATGCTCCTACTTTAAGTTGGGAAGTGGATTCCCAGGCTAGGGCTCAGGTGCAGTCTGCATACCAAATAAAAGTAGCCGATGAAAGCGGGGATATTGTTTGGGACAGTGGTAAGGTAGAATCAAATGAAACTACTGGTATTGAGTATGAGGGCGAAGAACTTTCTCCTATGCAAAAATATACCTGGAATGTTCGTGTATGGGATAAAGATAATGCGGTATCCGATTGGAGTGAACAAGCCAGTTGGGAAACCGGTCTGACAGAAGAACAATGGAAGGACGCTGATTGGATTGGAAAAGCCTCCTCTATTTCGTCTCCTGAATCGCTCAATCTTGAAGAATCCAATTGGATATGGGTTTTAAACGGGACAGATTATAAATATGTTCCTGGGGAAACTAGGTATTTCCGCAAAACGATTGCTCCAAATACGGAAAAATCAGTCCAAAAGGTATTGTTGGCGTTCAGCGGCGACGATTATGGAACCGTTTATGTCAACGGGACACAGGCTGCTGCTATAGAAGGAGCCAATGCTTGGCGTAAAGGCGACGCTGTAGATATTACTAATCTTTTTACTGCAGGACAAAATCAAATTTCAGCTGAAATCACCAATGCCTCGAAAGGATATGCAGGTTTTATCGCAAAAGTTATTATCCGTTATAACGATGGAACAAACGACATATTTGTAACAGACGAAAGCTGGAAATCCAGTTTAACCCCAGAGGAAGGTTGGATGCTTCCTACCTATGACGATTCCAGCTGGGAAATACCGGATCAAGTTTTAACTTATGGGGTTGACCCTTGGAAGAAACAAGTCAATCTACCTCAAATTGAAGATGACAATAGCAAAGTGTTTGATGCAGCCCCAATGTTGCGTAAAGAATTTTCTGTTCAGGATAAAAAAGTGAAGTCAGCCAGGGCTTATATCACTGGGCTTGGTTACTATGAACTAACACTTAATGGGGAACGCGTTGGAGATAATATGATTGACCCATTGGTTACTCGGTATAACCAGCGCTATTTTTATACCACCTATGATGTAACTGATCAATTGCTTGCATCTGAAAATACGATTGGCGTCACCCTAGGTAGGGGATATTATGGGACAATCGGCAATGGAATGAACTGGCAGACCAACGGTTGGTCCAAAGCGCCTTGGGCAGATCAGCCCAAATTGCGGATGAAACTGTGTATTGAATTTGAAAGCGGCGAAACCATGCAGGTTGTATCGGATGAATCCTGGAAAACACATGATAGTGCTACCATTTTTGATGAGCCATATTATGGAGAAGTATATGATGCCCGCCTGGAAATCCCAGATTGGGATAAGCCTGGATTTGATGATTCCCAATGGGAACAGGCTGTTTTAATGGAAGCTCCTACTGGAACAGTGGAACCACAAGCTGCTGATGCGAACAAAGTGGTTGACGAGGTGCATCCTGTTAGTATAACCAATCCAAAAGAAGGCGTTTATGTATTTGATATGGGGCGTGTTGTCACCGGTTGGGCAGAACTAAATGTACAGGGAAACGCTGGTGATATGGTTACCATCCAATATGGGGAAACGCTCACCGAAGAAGGAACTTTGAACCGGAAAGATCTGGTTAATGATTGGGATGTTGACGGGTTTGTCAAACAGGCATCGTCCGATTATTACATCTTAAAAGGCGGGGAAGAGGAAACCTGGCAGCCACGCTTTACCTATAAAGGGTACCAGTACATCCAAGTATCCGGTTATCCTGGTGTTCCAACCCTTGATAGCATTACCGGAAAGGTAATTAATGCAGATTTAGAAGAAACCGGCGAATTTTCCAGTTCCAACGAGATGTTTAACAAAATCCACGAAATTGGGAAAGCCACCTTGTTAAACAACCTGCACAGTTATCCTTCGGATACACCTGTTTATGAAAACCTGGGATATCTAGGTGATGGCCATTTAACACAAGAAATGGGTATGTATAACTTTGACATGGTCCGCTATTATGAAAAATGGGCGAATGATATCCGTGACCAATCCAAAGAAAACGGATATATGGAACAAACTGCCCCAATGTGGAACGAAACAAAAGACAATGCTCCGGAATGGAGTGCCGCTATCTGTCTTGTTCCTTGGCAGAATTATCAAATTTCAGGGAACAAACGTACTTTGGCGGATAATTATCAAGCGATGAAAACCGTATTTGGTTATCAAAGAAGCCTGATGAAAGATAATATTGCAGATAGTATGTGGGGAGACCATGCCAATGTTTCTGGCAACCGCATTACCCCTATAACCGCTACTGCATATGTATACTATATGGCTGATATCATCGCCAAATCAGCGGAAGTCCTTGGCTATACCGATGATATCGATTACTATACACAGGAAGCCGAAACCATCAAAGAGGCGTTCCACAACAAATTTTACGATGAAGAACAAGGCTTCTACTGTTTGAACAAAGGGGGAACTTTCTATCAAACCGCACAGGCGTTGCCACTGGCGCTGGGTATGGTACCAGAAGAAGTGATCCCACGTGTTGTTTACGAGTTTAGCAGTAGAAGTTCCAAAATGGAAAGTGGAATCTTTGGTATTAAATATGTCTTTGCGGAGTTGACCGAGGCAGGGTATGGAGATATTGCCTATAATATGGTAAACACAGAAGAATACCCAGGCTTTGGTTACTGGCTATCCAAAGGGGCAACCTCAATGTGGGAAGGCTGGACAGAGGGAACACGTTCCCGTGATCATCACATGTTCGCTACCATCGACGATTGGTTTTATGAAACAATTGCCGGTATTAACTATGAAGGCGCCGGCTTCTCCACCAGTGTTATCAAACCATATGCGGTAGGCGATTTAACAAACGCACAAGCTAGTTTACATACTGTACGTGGCAAGCTATCATCTGCTTGGAGCAGAGCAGAGGATGGAACATTTTCTTTGAATGTAGAAATTCCAGCCAATACAACAGCAACTGTTTATGTACCCACAGCGGACCAAAACACTGTTTTTGAAAGTGGCATTGCGGCTGATAAGGCAGAAGGAGTAAGCTTCCTGCGGATGGATAATGGCTTTGCTGTTTACAGCGTAGGTTCTGGCAGATACTCCTTTACCTCTAAATATGCTGCCCCTGAACCAATTGGAAAACCAGGGGAAGAAGACAAACATACTTATGTTGTTGATGAATTTGGTGATTATAACAGTATGTTTACCGATTCTACTGGCTTGCGTTTTGATACTGCCAACACAGATAAATATTTCTTTGGGGATGGTACCCGTATTTGCCGTACATCTCTTTCTGAAAAAGAAATTGTTTACTATTTATCCGATGACATCAAATCTATTAATCTAGTAACATTTACTGGCAAAAACTCAGATTGGAAGAATGACTTTGCGTTCTCTGTTTCTTCCGATAATAGTACTTATGTTCCATTGGAAATTCAGGATGCTACCAGGGAAGGAAATACTTCCTGGGTACGTATTACCTATCAATTTGATCAGATACCAGAAGGGATGCGTTTCTTTAAAATCCAGTTTAAACCAATGACCGGAAACGCTTGGGAGCCACAGCTTGCTAAACTCACAGTGGATTGCGGCGTGGAAAACCCACAGTTCCTCACAGTGGATAAACGTGTGCTACAAAAAGCGTTTGACGAAGCTTCGCTAATCGACTTGTCTATCTATACTGAGGAAACAGCAAACCAATTGAAGGCGGCGTTGGGACAAGCAGATAAAGTACTACAAAATACATCTGCTACCCAACAGATGATAGATGATGCTGTTGAAGCACTGCAACAGGCAGTGGATGGCTTAATAGAAAAACCACAAAATGTTGATAAATCCATTTTGAATGCAGTGATTACCTATGCGGAAAATGCCAAAGCCAGTGGAGAATATGACAACGCGATTGAAAGCGTACAGAAATCCTTTGATGCTGCTTTGGAAAATGCAAAAACAGTAGCAGCCAACGCTGGAGCAACCCAAGCAGAAGTGGATGTGGTATGGCGGACATTGCTAAATGAAATCCACAAACTTGGCTTTGTAGCTGGGGATAAAACCTCTCTGACTTCCTTGATTAAAGTAGCTAATGGCATCAATGCTAAACTTGACTTATATGCGGAAGCAGGAAAACCAGAATTTACCGCAGCATTGGAAGCAGCAGTAGCAGTATATGAAGATGGTGACGCTATGCAGGCAGAAATCAATATCGTGGCTGACAACCTGTTAAATGCGATGCTCAACTTGAGGTTGAAAGCAGATAAAACCATTCTGCAACAAGTGATTGCCGAAGCAAACGGCAAAGATGCTAACGCCTACACAGCGAAAAGCTATGGAGCACTACAAGCAGCAGTAGCAAAAGCGAACGAAGTGATGGCGGATGAAAACGCAACTCAAGATGAAGTAGATGTAGCAGTAACAAATGTACAAACTGCAATGGATAACCTGGTAGCAGTAGATGGAACCTCTGCTGAAACTCCAATAGAAGATGTTGTTCAGACCGGACAGGAATCCACTACAGCCAAAGCAAACGCAGCAAAAACAGGGGATGTTGCTCCAATCGCAGGATTGGCAGTAATCACATTAGCAGGAACAGCATTGCTGATTTCTCGCAAAAGAAAATAA
- a CDS encoding glycosyl hydrolase, which produces MKRRRLLSLGLVLAMSTSILIGNFSTATAEGASSDFYNQLVNHYTAPDIENRTEVRWWMAEGAHTDETLEEEVQAIYDAGFRGIELCQLDNGNINAGDYGYGSDQWNHDFHLVMNKALDLGMTLGLTSGTNWNTTNVPGLDPDSQAANQCVFQLNEQLTAGTSRTGAIPTNGDLREKATFIGAYAYKKTGNNPITQDYRVIQTRENSSDPHTFTIETDVILDKQNTGLCFGAKDKNNFLMWQINTLDGGNGKVLLRPHVCKNGQWVDTKNLDVTKAIGYNASEIFGKKIHMKIEVKDGKTIDTYFNGSDTSAVTYNIPTDKTGDFTLGKLMFRHNIKYANGTEELGRYDNIIVKDAAGTVIFEEDFEDPSDTGFDGGEVVDGMFQAGLKQVEGEVNSAIELDSNNIIDVTDQVVLNEDNRTGTLDWTAPDNGDYILMYYWQQGTAQESKPATKPSYCINYFDQEGVNATKEYWMEHVLNDPALNEKIKQGDVQLFMDSLEYTTGKGFANWSDDFAEEFKARKGYDITPYLILGVGLPQPKGIDWHPEVFGTYNLDDANLGQRILNDFHDVQTELYMENLLIPLRDWLHKFGIKLRVQISYGKYLEISEPSMAVDYPETERYNQANQLDMYRLWSGGAHLENKILSSETGAHADYSYAYDYQTLMQEAYVQFAAGVSRMNWHVWTSQWAPKSVGINWPGFQSISSLPVFGLREPGYSEYKEFNDHLGRVQQLLREGKSRTDIGMVHMKYGELILAPSVSGKQKHQNWLLRHEVMPGYFQSTELQDHGYTYDYFSPEFFNSEDVYFDTETQTLELAGYKALVLYENWLTLDGAQAILDYAKQGLKVVIQDNAAVQTPYNDGNDEQLKAIIEELKTLPTVKSVASADDVYEALQELGVDPYSEFAEENYQLLTQVRQDGDNMYLYAYNYCNDKYCGENHTTGMGHGLNAQTEIKMDGTFIPYYIDAWSGEVTEVSNYRYEDGKTVFPISLDYGDVALYAFEPVEQEKLHVVSTDADKTYTMNDKIVVRATESGDSTTKLSNGTEVQYTFDVPQPYDITNWNLTVESWTPGEEIFRTEEVLGLTTTEHTIATVKTNTNVTLDKLTTWDQIPEIGKSISGKGYYSATFHWDGNANGAYLDFGNLVQSMQLTINGKKTADVNMNNPVIDISDYLVKGENTIEMEYSSNLTNVQLDRGAIKEKEKTQNMEGYSVKYRSYGPTQARIIPYVEQTIKVTSPTEVNKNILNSVITYAEQAKANGEYDNAIESVQKSFDKALADAKTIAENSAATQAEVDEAWQTLLNEIHKLGFIAGDKTELASLIAAAEEINRELDRYMESGKAEFIAVLETAQTVYKNGDAMQEEINGVADDLLNAMLNLRFKADKSILEEVIEEANKIDASAYTTESYAVLTTAINEAKTVLENENASQEEVDAAVTNVQSAMDGLMVVKGTENETLTTNNNTIQTGQENTTTKTSAAKTGDFAPIAGIAVLAVAGITLFICRKNNNF; this is translated from the coding sequence ATGAAGCGAAGAAGGCTTTTATCTTTAGGTTTGGTGCTGGCTATGTCAACCAGTATCCTAATAGGAAACTTTTCTACAGCAACAGCGGAAGGGGCTAGTTCAGATTTTTATAACCAATTAGTCAATCATTATACTGCTCCAGATATTGAAAACCGTACAGAAGTACGCTGGTGGATGGCAGAAGGTGCACACACAGATGAAACTTTGGAAGAAGAGGTACAAGCAATTTATGATGCTGGATTTCGTGGCATAGAGCTGTGTCAACTTGATAATGGAAATATTAATGCTGGAGACTATGGATATGGTTCTGACCAATGGAACCATGATTTTCATTTAGTGATGAACAAAGCACTTGACTTAGGAATGACATTGGGCCTGACTTCTGGAACAAACTGGAATACTACCAATGTTCCAGGATTGGATCCGGACAGCCAAGCGGCAAATCAGTGTGTATTTCAGCTAAATGAGCAGCTTACAGCGGGAACTTCCCGTACGGGGGCAATACCTACCAATGGAGACCTTCGGGAAAAAGCCACCTTTATCGGTGCCTATGCTTACAAAAAAACAGGAAACAATCCAATTACTCAGGATTATCGTGTGATTCAAACACGGGAAAACAGTTCTGACCCACATACTTTTACCATTGAAACCGATGTTATTTTGGATAAACAAAACACTGGTTTATGCTTTGGTGCAAAAGATAAAAACAACTTTTTAATGTGGCAGATTAATACCTTGGATGGAGGAAATGGTAAAGTGTTGTTACGCCCCCATGTTTGTAAAAACGGACAGTGGGTTGACACAAAAAATCTGGATGTTACAAAAGCGATTGGATATAATGCTTCAGAAATATTTGGTAAAAAAATCCATATGAAAATTGAAGTAAAAGACGGAAAAACCATTGACACCTATTTTAATGGAAGTGATACTTCCGCAGTTACATACAATATACCTACAGACAAAACTGGCGATTTTACATTGGGTAAATTAATGTTCCGCCACAATATTAAATATGCTAACGGTACAGAAGAATTGGGACGTTATGATAATATTATTGTCAAAGACGCAGCAGGAACTGTTATTTTTGAGGAGGACTTTGAAGATCCTTCTGACACCGGCTTTGATGGCGGAGAAGTAGTTGATGGAATGTTCCAAGCTGGTTTAAAACAGGTCGAAGGTGAGGTAAACTCGGCAATTGAACTTGATTCTAACAACATCATTGATGTTACTGACCAGGTTGTTCTGAATGAGGATAACCGTACCGGTACCCTTGATTGGACTGCTCCTGATAATGGCGATTATATTTTAATGTACTACTGGCAACAAGGGACTGCACAGGAATCAAAACCAGCCACGAAACCCTCCTATTGTATTAACTATTTTGATCAGGAAGGTGTAAACGCTACTAAAGAATACTGGATGGAACATGTATTAAACGATCCGGCTTTAAATGAAAAAATCAAACAAGGTGACGTCCAATTATTTATGGATTCTTTGGAATACACAACTGGAAAAGGCTTTGCAAACTGGTCGGATGATTTTGCGGAGGAATTTAAAGCCCGTAAAGGCTATGATATTACACCATATTTGATTTTGGGTGTGGGCCTTCCTCAACCAAAAGGGATTGACTGGCATCCAGAAGTTTTTGGTACTTATAATTTAGATGACGCTAACCTTGGACAACGCATCCTGAACGATTTCCATGATGTACAGACAGAGCTGTATATGGAAAATCTTTTAATTCCCTTGCGTGACTGGTTACATAAATTTGGCATTAAATTACGAGTTCAGATTTCTTATGGAAAATATCTTGAGATTTCTGAACCATCTATGGCGGTAGATTATCCAGAAACGGAACGCTATAACCAGGCAAATCAACTGGATATGTATCGTCTCTGGAGTGGTGGGGCTCATCTGGAAAATAAAATTTTATCCAGTGAAACAGGAGCGCATGCAGACTATAGCTATGCATATGACTATCAGACTTTAATGCAGGAAGCTTATGTACAATTTGCGGCTGGTGTTAGCCGAATGAACTGGCATGTTTGGACTTCCCAGTGGGCGCCAAAATCTGTTGGGATAAACTGGCCAGGATTCCAAAGTATATCCTCTCTTCCTGTTTTTGGATTACGGGAACCAGGATATAGTGAATATAAAGAATTTAATGACCATCTGGGAAGGGTACAGCAGTTGTTACGTGAAGGAAAATCCCGTACCGATATTGGCATGGTCCATATGAAATATGGTGAATTGATTTTAGCTCCTTCTGTTTCTGGTAAACAAAAGCATCAGAACTGGCTGCTCCGGCATGAAGTAATGCCTGGTTATTTCCAGTCTACTGAATTACAAGACCATGGATATACTTATGATTACTTTAGCCCAGAATTCTTTAATTCAGAAGATGTGTATTTTGATACTGAAACACAGACTTTAGAGCTAGCTGGATATAAAGCGCTTGTTTTATATGAAAACTGGCTTACTTTAGATGGAGCACAAGCAATCCTGGATTATGCAAAACAAGGCTTAAAAGTTGTCATCCAGGATAATGCAGCAGTTCAAACTCCATACAATGACGGAAACGATGAGCAGTTAAAAGCAATTATAGAAGAACTTAAAACATTACCTACTGTTAAAAGTGTAGCATCAGCGGACGATGTTTATGAAGCACTTCAAGAATTAGGTGTAGACCCTTACTCAGAATTTGCCGAGGAGAACTATCAACTATTAACCCAGGTTCGTCAGGATGGCGATAATATGTACCTTTATGCGTACAACTATTGCAATGATAAATATTGTGGAGAAAACCATACTACAGGGATGGGACATGGCTTAAACGCTCAGACCGAAATCAAAATGGATGGAACTTTTATTCCATATTATATTGATGCTTGGTCAGGTGAAGTTACGGAAGTTTCCAACTATCGCTATGAAGATGGAAAAACGGTATTCCCAATTAGCCTGGATTATGGAGATGTTGCCCTTTACGCATTTGAGCCAGTGGAACAGGAAAAACTACATGTAGTATCTACTGATGCAGACAAAACATATACGATGAATGATAAAATCGTTGTACGTGCGACGGAAAGCGGCGATTCTACTACCAAATTAAGTAATGGAACTGAGGTTCAATATACGTTTGATGTACCACAGCCATATGATATTACAAATTGGAACTTAACTGTAGAAAGTTGGACTCCTGGGGAAGAAATTTTCCGTACAGAAGAAGTGCTAGGACTGACAACTACAGAGCATACAATAGCTACTGTAAAAACAAATACAAATGTTACTTTGGATAAACTTACTACATGGGACCAAATACCCGAAATTGGAAAGAGCATTTCCGGAAAAGGGTATTATTCAGCAACATTTCATTGGGATGGAAACGCCAATGGCGCATACCTTGATTTTGGAAATCTAGTACAGTCAATGCAGCTAACAATCAACGGCAAAAAAACAGCTGATGTTAATATGAATAATCCTGTTATTGATATCTCTGATTATCTGGTTAAGGGAGAAAATACAATTGAAATGGAATATAGCTCGAATCTGACAAATGTTCAGCTTGACCGTGGTGCAATAAAAGAAAAGGAAAAAACACAAAATATGGAAGGTTATTCCGTTAAATACCGTAGTTATGGACCAACTCAAGCAAGGATCATTCCGTATGTTGAACAAACAATTAAGGTTACTTCTCCTACAGAGGTAAACAAAAATATTTTAAATTCTGTGATTACCTATGCGGAACAGGCAAAAGCAAACGGGGAATATGACAACGCAATTGAATCGGTACAAAAATCCTTTGATAAAGCGTTGGCAGATGCAAAAACAATAGCAGAAAATAGTGCGGCAACCCAAGCAGAAGTGGATGAGGCATGGCAGACCTTGTTGAATGAAATCCATAAACTGGGATTTATTGCAGGGGATAAAACAGAATTAGCAAGCTTAATCGCAGCGGCGGAAGAAATCAACAGAGAATTAGACCGTTATATGGAATCCGGCAAAGCAGAATTCATAGCAGTACTAGAAACAGCACAAACAGTATACAAGAATGGCGACGCAATGCAGGAGGAAATCAATGGAGTAGCGGATGATTTGTTAAATGCAATGTTGAACTTGCGATTCAAAGCGGATAAAAGTATTCTAGAAGAAGTAATAGAAGAAGCAAACAAGATTGATGCATCTGCATATACAACAGAGAGTTACGCAGTACTGACAACAGCAATAAATGAAGCAAAAACGGTACTGGAAAATGAAAACGCAAGTCAGGAAGAAGTAGATGCAGCAGTAACTAATGTACAGAGTGCAATGGATGGCTTAATGGTAGTAAAAGGAACAGAAAACGAAACACTAACTACCAATAACAATACTATCCAAACCGGACAGGAAAATACAACAACCAAAACCAGCGCAGCGAAAACAGGGGATTTTGCTCCAATTGCTGGAATCGCAGTGCTGGCGGTTGCAGGAATAACATTGTTTATATGCCGTAAGAACAATAATTTTTAA
- a CDS encoding DUF134 domain-containing protein has product MPRPCKRRRICALPGCRRFGVLDGSLKKQPPVIMTLDEFETIRLIDLEGLSQQQSAEQMDVARATVQAIYAEARKKLAICLIQGRELRIEGGEYLLCDGSNQNCRCCHCCKKQ; this is encoded by the coding sequence GTGCCTAGACCTTGTAAACGAAGAAGGATTTGTGCTTTACCAGGATGTCGGCGTTTTGGAGTATTAGATGGTTCCTTAAAAAAGCAGCCTCCTGTTATTATGACATTGGATGAGTTTGAAACAATACGTCTCATTGATTTGGAAGGATTAAGCCAGCAGCAATCCGCTGAACAAATGGATGTAGCGAGGGCAACAGTTCAAGCGATTTATGCAGAAGCACGTAAAAAACTAGCAATTTGCCTGATACAAGGACGAGAACTTCGGATTGAAGGAGGCGAATATCTTCTTTGTGATGGAAGTAACCAGAATTGCCGTTGTTGCCATTGTTGTAAAAAGCAGTGA
- a CDS encoding NifB/NifX family molybdenum-iron cluster-binding protein yields the protein MKIAVTYENGNVFQHFGHSAQFKIYETENGEVIRAEVVDTNGSGHGALAGFLQMYNVNVLICGGIGAGAKNALAQAGIQLFGGVQGNADQAVNDYLAGKLMFNPEASCSSHHEGDHHCGEHHSCGGHCHS from the coding sequence ATGAAAATTGCAGTTACTTACGAAAACGGAAATGTATTCCAACATTTTGGACATTCAGCCCAATTTAAAATCTATGAAACAGAAAATGGGGAAGTAATCCGTGCAGAAGTAGTAGATACCAATGGCAGTGGGCATGGTGCTTTGGCTGGATTCCTTCAAATGTACAATGTAAATGTGTTAATTTGCGGTGGAATTGGTGCGGGAGCTAAAAACGCATTAGCACAGGCAGGTATCCAACTATTCGGAGGTGTGCAGGGAAATGCTGACCAGGCAGTAAACGATTATCTTGCAGGCAAATTGATGTTCAATCCTGAAGCAAGCTGTAGCTCCCATCATGAAGGAGACCATCATTGTGGGGAACATCATAGCTGTGGTGGTCATTGCCATTCTTGA